The Fibrobacter sp. UWB16 genomic interval CCATACAGAAATTTCGCCTTTGTGATCTTTAATGCGATAATACACCAAGGCATTTTCAGGAATACGATTGTTATAGTACAGAAAGAAAAGTGTTCCTGCAACCAGAACAAGCAAAATAGGTAACACAATTTTCAAAACAAACTTGAACTTCATATCGCACAACATACAAAAGTCAAACAGTACGCGCAAGAGACTTCGCAAATTCGTTCACAGTTTTACCTCTTTTACCGTACTTGTTTTTCTCAAATTTTAATTGTATATTACGTTTAGCACTAGAAAGGGTGATGTTATTAGATCGCAGTTCGCGCAAGCGGGGCGGTCTTTATTTTTTAAGGGAGCAAAAATATGAACAGAATCAAACTTATCGGAATCAACACAGAGGGGGCCATGCGATTGTGGTTTGGGCCAGAAACGAAAATCGGTGTTTTCGCGTCGAGAGATTTTGACGCAGATGATTATCGACTGGAGCAATGGGCCGCAGAAGCAGGGGGGTTCCACCAGTGCCTTGTGGGCACGTTCCATTCGGATGCGGAACGTCGGATTTTAGACATTGCGCTTGCGAACGGTGCGTTTGCGGTCTGGATTCGCGGGTGCAGCCTCCCCCGCATTTATCGTGGCGCCGTGGAAAAAGCGATGGAAAACGACCATTTGCTTACGCTTTCGTGCTTCCACAGAAAGCACCACACAGAAGCGACTGCGCGTTATTGCGTGCAATTGGTGTCCACGTGCACGAAAAAGCACACGTTCTTTATGAACGAAAACGATTCGCTGCTAGAGCCGGTTTATCGCAAAGTGGCTTGGCATCGCAACACGCAGCTTTTTTACGGACGCGATTAGTGCGCATTTCATTACTGTAATAAACGTTCACGCGTTTTCTAAAAATATATCTTTAAAATATGATTACACTTCTCCAAAAATCTGTTTTCGCTCTTGCCATTTGCGGAGCAACTCTTTGCAGTTTTGCGGCAGACGCAAAACCATACGTCAAGGCAGACGCGCTTCCGAACGCGCTCAACTTCTACCCTGCGCCGCCGGAAACAACGTCCGTCCAGTTCATGTACGACATCTCGCAATACATGTGGGGCAAAGCGATGCGAGCGGATTCCGCACGTGCAGCCCTGGCCGTGGCGCAGGCGGTAGAAACGATCGAGGACATGGCCAAGATGTTCAGCGAACCTTTTGGCATGGAAATTTCGGCAAAGAAGACGCCCGCCATCATGAACATGCTCGAACGCGGAATCCGGACGCTTAAGCAGGTGGGGAGCCTGCCCAAGAGGCATTACATGAGGCGCCGCCCCTATGACCGCTTCAACGAATCGACTCTTGTCCCTGCCGAAGAAGAGCGGCTGAGAACGAATGGCTCCTACCCGTCGGGACATACCGTTCGCGCCAGGTCAATGGCATTGCTCTTGGTCGAGGTGAACCCGGCTGCGCAAGACGCATTGTTGAAGTACGCCTATGAATGGGGGCAAAGTCGCGTGATTGCAGGGTTCCATTGGCAAAGCGATGTTGATGCCTCCAAAGTTCTTGTTTCAGGAGCGTTTGCAAGTTTGC includes:
- a CDS encoding phosphatase PAP2 family protein produces the protein MITLLQKSVFALAICGATLCSFAADAKPYVKADALPNALNFYPAPPETTSVQFMYDISQYMWGKAMRADSARAALAVAQAVETIEDMAKMFSEPFGMEISAKKTPAIMNMLERGIRTLKQVGSLPKRHYMRRRPYDRFNESTLVPAEEERLRTNGSYPSGHTVRARSMALLLVEVNPAAQDALLKYAYEWGQSRVIAGFHWQSDVDASKVLVSGAFASLHNDETFLADMKKARAEFKKLSAKKK